Within Candidatus Zixiibacteriota bacterium, the genomic segment GAGATATAAACCGCGAAAATGCTCCTTCTGCAATTTCCTCATCTCCTCTAAATATTTATAAACGTCCTCAGGAGTCCGAATAGTTGGAATCCTGCCCTTGTCCTCCAAGAAAAACCTTCTTCCCAGCTCAAATACCGCAACTATCTGGCAGGCTTTCACCTGAGGTATCCCAAGGGTCTCCATCAACCTGCCAACGTCCTTTTCCTGGGCAATCGCTTTTGAGCCATAATCTTTTATTATCCTCTCAGATAACTCGATTACATTTAAACCCTTATACCCGGTATTTAGGACAATTGACAAAAGCTCGCTGTTCCTGAGAACGTCCGGACCATATTTTATCAGCTTCTCCCTGGGCTTTTGGTCCTCAGGCAGTTCTTTTATCCTGATCTGGTAATTTTCCTGCATGATATTTTCTTTTTTTTGTTGTGTCAGGTCCTCAGACCTGACACCGTTGTCAGGAGTAGCTCCTGACAAAACGGGACGGAAACTTTTTCACTAGGTTTGATAAATTTAATAAAAGGTTTGAGA encodes:
- the radC gene encoding DNA repair protein RadC, which gives rise to MQENYQIRIKELPEDQKPREKLIKYGPDVLRNSELLSIVLNTGYKGLNVIELSERIIKDYGSKAIAQEKDVGRLMETLGIPQVKACQIVAVFELGRRFFLEDKGRIPTIRTPEDVYKYLEEMRKLQKEHFRGLYLNIRNRLIHDEVISIGSLTFNIIQPREVFRPAIEYGAAAMILAHNHPSGEPDPSEDDLKVTRKIVEVGKLMEIDVLDHVIIGNESYVSLRERNLM